One part of the Dasypus novemcinctus isolate mDasNov1 chromosome 27, mDasNov1.1.hap2, whole genome shotgun sequence genome encodes these proteins:
- the ROBO4 gene encoding roundabout homolog 4 isoform X6, giving the protein MGSGGGGLRGAWRALPLLLLLFPGGLAQDSPPQILVHPQDQLLQGPGPARMSCRASGQPPPTIRWLLNGQPLSMVPPDPHHLLPDGTLLLLRPPARGRAHDDRALPTDLGVYTCEASNHLGTAVSRGARLSVAVLREDFQIQPRDKVAVVGEQVLLECGPPRGHPEPTVSWWKDGKPLALQPGRHTVSRGSLLVARAEKSDSGTYMCVATNKAGQRESRAARVSVQEPQDYKEPLELLAVRIQLENVTLLGPDPAKGPRPGPAVWLSWKVSGPAAPAQSYTALFRAQPAAGGQGAPWAEALLAGWQNAELGGLHWGRDYEFKVRPSSGRARGPDSNVLLLRLPERVPSAPPQEVTLKPGNGSVLVSWVPPPAEKHNGIIRGYQVWSLGNTSLPPANWTVTGEQTQLEIATRLPGSCCVQVAAVTGAGAGEPSSPVCLLLEQAMEQAAQEPSDRGPWSLEQLRATLSRPEVIASGAVVLWLLLLGTAMCIHRRRQAGVHLGPGLYRYTSEDAILKHRMDQTDSPWLADTWRSTSGSRDLSSSSSLSSRLGAEPRDPPDGRRSLLSWEPRSPGVPLLPDTSTFYGSLMAELPCGPPARPSPQTAAARRLPPQLARLSSPWPSSDSLCSRRGVSSPRLSLTPAEAWKAKKKQELHQANSSPLLRASHPMELCAWELGGRGSKNLSQSPGALPRALVAWRALGPQLLSTSNELATRPLPPTPPSPHGTPTRSQHTQHAVEPQAPSSLPLPAVPIPTSVPSPPPSPPSPQASSLSGPSPASSRLSSSSLSSLEEDQDSVLTPEEVALCLELSEGEETPRNSVSPVPRAPSPPVTYGYISVPTSSELADMGRAAGGVGSEAGGLLCPPRPCPTPTPSEGSLANGWGSASEDNAPSARTSLVSSSDGSFLADAHFARALAMAVDSFGFGLEPREADCVFTDASSPPSPRDDLFLAPAPSLPTWEWRSDWLEDLENNHILRLGRGLPAWPAEPRISSQRRRLSSPAPGAGDAS; this is encoded by the exons ATGGGCTCTGGAGGAGGGGGTCTCCGGGGGGCCTGGCGGGCCCTGCCTCTCCTGCTCCTGCTCTTCCCGG gagGCCTGGCCCAGGACTCCCCCCCCCAGATCCTCGTCCACCCCCAGGACCAGCTGCTCCagggccccggcccggcccggatGAGCTGCCGCGCCTCGGGCCAGCCGCCCCCCACCATCCGCTGGCTGCTGAACGGGCAGCCCCTGAGCATGGTGCCCCCAGACCCGCACCACCTCCTCCCCGACGGGACCCTGCTGCTGCTGCGGCCCCCTGCCCGGGGACGGGCCCACGACGACCGGGCCCTCCCCACCGACCTGGGCGTCTACACGTGCGAGGCCAGCAACCACCTGGGCACGGCGGTCAGCCGGGGCGCCCGGCTCTCCGTGGCCG TCCTGCGGGAGGATTTCCAGATCCAGCCTCGGGACAAGGTGGCCGTGGTGGGCGAGCAGGTGCtgctggagtgtgggccaccccGGGGCCACCCAGAGCCCACAGTCTCGTGGTGGAAGGACGGGAAACCCCTGGCCCTACAGCCAGGGCGACACACG GTGTCCCGAGGCTCCCTGCTGGTGGCAAGAGCAGAGAAGAGCGACTCCGGAACCTACATGTGTGTGGCCACCAACAAGGCAGGACAGCGGGAGAGCCGGGCAGCCAGAGTATCTGTCCAGG AGCCCCAGGACTACAAGGAGCCCCTGGAGCTCCTGGCTGTGCGCATCCAGCTGGAGAACGTCACGCTGCTGGGCCCCGACCCCGCGAAGGGCCCCAGGCCTGGGCCTGCTGTGTGGCTCAGCTGGAAG GTGAGCGGCCCGGCGGCACCTGCGCAGTCCTACACGGCCCTGTTCAGGGCCCAGCCGGCCGCAGGGGGCCAGGGCGCGCCGTGGGCGGAGGCCCTGCTGGCCGGCTGGCAGAACGCAGAGCTTGGGGGCCTGCACTGGGGCAGGGACTACGAGTTCAAGGTGAGACCGTCCTCCGGCCGGGCGCGAGGCCCCGACAGCAACGTGCTGCTTCTGAGACTTCCAGAACGAG TGCCCAGCGCCCCTCCCCAGGAAGTGACCCTCAAGCCTGGCAATGGCAGCGTCCTAGTGAGCTGGGTCCCACCGCCCGCTGAAAAGCACAACGGCATCATCCGCGGCTACCAG GTCTGGAGCTTGGGCAACACCTCACTGCCCCCGGCCAACTGGACCGTGACGGGCGAGCAGACGCAGCTGGAGATCGCCACCCGCCTGCCAGGCTCCTGCTGTGTGCAGGTGGCCGCCGTCACCGGCGCTGGGGCCGGGGAGCCCAGCAGCCCTGTCTGCCTCCTCTTAG AGCAGGCCATGGAGCAGGCCGCCCAAGAACCCAGTGACCGCGGGCCCTGGAGCCTGGAGCAGCTGAGGGCCACCCTGAGTCGGCCGGAGGTCATCGCCAGCGGGGCCGTCGTgctgtggctgctgctgctgggcacTGCCATGTGCATCCACCGCCGGCGCCAAGCTGGGGTGCACCTGGGCCCAG GTCTGTACAGATATACCAGTGAGGACGCCATCCTAAAACACAG GATGGACCAGACGGACTCCCCCTGGCTGGCCGACACCTGGCGCTCCACCTCCGGCTCTCGGGACctaagcagcagcagcagcctcaGCAGCCGTTTGGGAGCCGAGCCCCGGGACCCACCAGACGGCCGGCGCTCCC TGCTCTCCTGGGAACCCCGAAGCCCCGGCGTGCCCCTGCTTCCAGACACCAGCACGTTCTACGGCTCCCTCATGGCCGAGCTGCCCTGCGGCCCCCCGGCCCGGCCGAGCCCCCAGACCGCGGCTGCCAGGCGCCTGCCGCCCCAGCTGGCCCGGCTCTCCAGCCCCTGGCCCAGTTCCGACAGCCTCTGCAGCCGCAGGGGCGTCTCCTCTCCTCGCCTGTCCCTGACCCCTGCAGAGGCTTGGAAGGCCAAAAAGAAGCAGG AGCTGCACCAGGCCAACAGCTCCCCGCTGCTCCGCGCCAGCCACCCCATGGAGCTCTGTGCCTGGGAGTTGGGGGGTAGAGGCTCCAAGAACCTTTCCCAAAGCCCAG GAGCTTTGCCCCGAGCTCTGGTTGCCTGGCGGGCCCTGGGACCCCAGCTCCTCAGCACCTCGAATGAGCTGGCTACTCGCCCTCTGCCCCCGACACCGCCCTCTCCTCATGGAACCCCCACTCGGAGTCAACACACCCA GCACGCCGTGGAACCCCaagctccctcctccctcccactgCCAGCAGTCCCCATTCCCACCtccgtcccctcccctccccccagcccccccagcccccaggcctctTCCCTCTCTGGTCCCAGTCCAGCTTCCAGTCGCCTGTCCAGCTCTTCACTGTCATCTCTGGAGGAGGATCAGGACAGTGTGCTGACGCCCGAGGAGGTGGCCTTGTGCCTGGAGCTCAGTGAGGGTGAAGAGACCCCCAG GAACAGTGTCTCTCCTGTGCCAAGAGCTCCGTCACCCCCCGTCACCTACGGGTATATCAGCGTCCCAACGTCCTCGGAGCTAGCAGACATGGGCAGGGctgcaggaggggtggggtccGAGGCGGGTGGCCTGTTGTGTCCACCtcggccctgccccacccccacgcccAGCGAGGGCTCCTTGGCCAATGGTTGGGGCTCGGCCTCTGAGGACAACGCTCCCAGCGCCAGAACCAGCCTCGTCAGCTCCTCGGATGGCTCCTTCCTTGCTGACGCCCACTTTGCCCGGGCTTTGGCCATGGCCGTGGATAGTTTTGGCTTTGGTCTGGAGCCCAGGGAGGCCGACTGTGTCTTCACTG ATGCCTCGTCTCCTCCTTCTCCCCGGGATGACCTCTTCCTCgcccctgccccatccctgcCCACGTGGGAATGGAGGTCAGACTGGCTAGAAGACTTGGAGAACAACCACATCCtgcggctggggagggggctaCCTGCCTGGCCTGCCGAGCCTCGGATCTCGTCCCAGAGACGCCGGCTCAGCTCTCCTGCGCCCGGGGCCGGCG ACGCCTCCTGA
- the ROBO4 gene encoding roundabout homolog 4 isoform X5, protein MGSGGGGLRGAWRALPLLLLLFPGGLAQDSPPQILVHPQDQLLQGPGPARMSCRASGQPPPTIRWLLNGQPLSMVPPDPHHLLPDGTLLLLRPPARGRAHDDRALPTDLGVYTCEASNHLGTAVSRGARLSVAVLREDFQIQPRDKVAVVGEQVLLECGPPRGHPEPTVSWWKDGKPLALQPGRHTVSRGSLLVARAEKSDSGTYMCVATNKAGQRESRAARVSVQEPQDYKEPLELLAVRIQLENVTLLGPDPAKGPRPGPAVWLSWKVSGPAAPAQSYTALFRAQPAAGGQGAPWAEALLAGWQNAELGGLHWGRDYEFKVRPSSGRARGPDSNVLLLRLPERVPSAPPQEVTLKPGNGSVLVSWVPPPAEKHNGIIRGYQVWSLGNTSLPPANWTVTGEQTQLEIATRLPGSCCVQVAAVTGAGAGEPSSPVCLLLEQAMEQAAQEPSDRGPWSLEQLRATLSRPEVIASGAVVLWLLLLGTAMCIHRRRQAGVHLGPGLYRYTSEDAILKHRMDQTDSPWLADTWRSTSGSRDLSSSSSLSSRLGAEPRDPPDGRRSLLSWEPRSPGVPLLPDTSTFYGSLMAELPCGPPARPSPQTAAARRLPPQLARLSSPWPSSDSLCSRRGVSSPRLSLTPAEAWKAKKKQELHQANSSPLLRASHPMELCAWELGGRGSKNLSQSPGALPRALVAWRALGPQLLSTSNELATRPLPPTPPSPHGTPTRSQHTQHAVEPQAPSSLPLPAVPIPTSVPSPPPSPPSPQASSLSGPSPASSRLSSSSLSSLEEDQDSVLTPEEVALCLELSEGEETPRNSVSPVPRAPSPPVTYGYISVPTSSELADMGRAAGGVGSEAGGLLCPPRPCPTPTPSEGSLANGWGSASEDNAPSARTSLVSSSDGSFLADAHFARALAMAVDSFGFGLEPREADCVFTDASSPPSPRDDLFLAPAPSLPTWEWRSDWLEDLENNHILRLGRGLPAWPAEPRISSQRRRLSSPAPGAGDAAQKEE, encoded by the exons ATGGGCTCTGGAGGAGGGGGTCTCCGGGGGGCCTGGCGGGCCCTGCCTCTCCTGCTCCTGCTCTTCCCGG gagGCCTGGCCCAGGACTCCCCCCCCCAGATCCTCGTCCACCCCCAGGACCAGCTGCTCCagggccccggcccggcccggatGAGCTGCCGCGCCTCGGGCCAGCCGCCCCCCACCATCCGCTGGCTGCTGAACGGGCAGCCCCTGAGCATGGTGCCCCCAGACCCGCACCACCTCCTCCCCGACGGGACCCTGCTGCTGCTGCGGCCCCCTGCCCGGGGACGGGCCCACGACGACCGGGCCCTCCCCACCGACCTGGGCGTCTACACGTGCGAGGCCAGCAACCACCTGGGCACGGCGGTCAGCCGGGGCGCCCGGCTCTCCGTGGCCG TCCTGCGGGAGGATTTCCAGATCCAGCCTCGGGACAAGGTGGCCGTGGTGGGCGAGCAGGTGCtgctggagtgtgggccaccccGGGGCCACCCAGAGCCCACAGTCTCGTGGTGGAAGGACGGGAAACCCCTGGCCCTACAGCCAGGGCGACACACG GTGTCCCGAGGCTCCCTGCTGGTGGCAAGAGCAGAGAAGAGCGACTCCGGAACCTACATGTGTGTGGCCACCAACAAGGCAGGACAGCGGGAGAGCCGGGCAGCCAGAGTATCTGTCCAGG AGCCCCAGGACTACAAGGAGCCCCTGGAGCTCCTGGCTGTGCGCATCCAGCTGGAGAACGTCACGCTGCTGGGCCCCGACCCCGCGAAGGGCCCCAGGCCTGGGCCTGCTGTGTGGCTCAGCTGGAAG GTGAGCGGCCCGGCGGCACCTGCGCAGTCCTACACGGCCCTGTTCAGGGCCCAGCCGGCCGCAGGGGGCCAGGGCGCGCCGTGGGCGGAGGCCCTGCTGGCCGGCTGGCAGAACGCAGAGCTTGGGGGCCTGCACTGGGGCAGGGACTACGAGTTCAAGGTGAGACCGTCCTCCGGCCGGGCGCGAGGCCCCGACAGCAACGTGCTGCTTCTGAGACTTCCAGAACGAG TGCCCAGCGCCCCTCCCCAGGAAGTGACCCTCAAGCCTGGCAATGGCAGCGTCCTAGTGAGCTGGGTCCCACCGCCCGCTGAAAAGCACAACGGCATCATCCGCGGCTACCAG GTCTGGAGCTTGGGCAACACCTCACTGCCCCCGGCCAACTGGACCGTGACGGGCGAGCAGACGCAGCTGGAGATCGCCACCCGCCTGCCAGGCTCCTGCTGTGTGCAGGTGGCCGCCGTCACCGGCGCTGGGGCCGGGGAGCCCAGCAGCCCTGTCTGCCTCCTCTTAG AGCAGGCCATGGAGCAGGCCGCCCAAGAACCCAGTGACCGCGGGCCCTGGAGCCTGGAGCAGCTGAGGGCCACCCTGAGTCGGCCGGAGGTCATCGCCAGCGGGGCCGTCGTgctgtggctgctgctgctgggcacTGCCATGTGCATCCACCGCCGGCGCCAAGCTGGGGTGCACCTGGGCCCAG GTCTGTACAGATATACCAGTGAGGACGCCATCCTAAAACACAG GATGGACCAGACGGACTCCCCCTGGCTGGCCGACACCTGGCGCTCCACCTCCGGCTCTCGGGACctaagcagcagcagcagcctcaGCAGCCGTTTGGGAGCCGAGCCCCGGGACCCACCAGACGGCCGGCGCTCCC TGCTCTCCTGGGAACCCCGAAGCCCCGGCGTGCCCCTGCTTCCAGACACCAGCACGTTCTACGGCTCCCTCATGGCCGAGCTGCCCTGCGGCCCCCCGGCCCGGCCGAGCCCCCAGACCGCGGCTGCCAGGCGCCTGCCGCCCCAGCTGGCCCGGCTCTCCAGCCCCTGGCCCAGTTCCGACAGCCTCTGCAGCCGCAGGGGCGTCTCCTCTCCTCGCCTGTCCCTGACCCCTGCAGAGGCTTGGAAGGCCAAAAAGAAGCAGG AGCTGCACCAGGCCAACAGCTCCCCGCTGCTCCGCGCCAGCCACCCCATGGAGCTCTGTGCCTGGGAGTTGGGGGGTAGAGGCTCCAAGAACCTTTCCCAAAGCCCAG GAGCTTTGCCCCGAGCTCTGGTTGCCTGGCGGGCCCTGGGACCCCAGCTCCTCAGCACCTCGAATGAGCTGGCTACTCGCCCTCTGCCCCCGACACCGCCCTCTCCTCATGGAACCCCCACTCGGAGTCAACACACCCA GCACGCCGTGGAACCCCaagctccctcctccctcccactgCCAGCAGTCCCCATTCCCACCtccgtcccctcccctccccccagcccccccagcccccaggcctctTCCCTCTCTGGTCCCAGTCCAGCTTCCAGTCGCCTGTCCAGCTCTTCACTGTCATCTCTGGAGGAGGATCAGGACAGTGTGCTGACGCCCGAGGAGGTGGCCTTGTGCCTGGAGCTCAGTGAGGGTGAAGAGACCCCCAG GAACAGTGTCTCTCCTGTGCCAAGAGCTCCGTCACCCCCCGTCACCTACGGGTATATCAGCGTCCCAACGTCCTCGGAGCTAGCAGACATGGGCAGGGctgcaggaggggtggggtccGAGGCGGGTGGCCTGTTGTGTCCACCtcggccctgccccacccccacgcccAGCGAGGGCTCCTTGGCCAATGGTTGGGGCTCGGCCTCTGAGGACAACGCTCCCAGCGCCAGAACCAGCCTCGTCAGCTCCTCGGATGGCTCCTTCCTTGCTGACGCCCACTTTGCCCGGGCTTTGGCCATGGCCGTGGATAGTTTTGGCTTTGGTCTGGAGCCCAGGGAGGCCGACTGTGTCTTCACTG ATGCCTCGTCTCCTCCTTCTCCCCGGGATGACCTCTTCCTCgcccctgccccatccctgcCCACGTGGGAATGGAGGTCAGACTGGCTAGAAGACTTGGAGAACAACCACATCCtgcggctggggagggggctaCCTGCCTGGCCTGCCGAGCCTCGGATCTCGTCCCAGAGACGCCGGCTCAGCTCTCCTGCGCCCGGGGCCGGCG
- the ROBO4 gene encoding roundabout homolog 4 isoform X3, translating into MGSGGGGLRGAWRALPLLLLLFPGGLAQDSPPQILVHPQDQLLQGPGPARMSCRASGQPPPTIRWLLNGQPLSMVPPDPHHLLPDGTLLLLRPPARGRAHDDRALPTDLGVYTCEASNHLGTAVSRGARLSVAVLREDFQIQPRDKVAVVGEQVLLECGPPRGHPEPTVSWWKDGKPLALQPGRHTVSRGSLLVARAEKSDSGTYMCVATNKAGQRESRAARVSVQEPQDYKEPLELLAVRIQLENVTLLGPDPAKGPRPGPAVWLSWKVSGPAAPAQSYTALFRAQPAAGGQGAPWAEALLAGWQNAELGGLHWGRDYEFKVRPSSGRARGPDSNVLLLRLPERVPSAPPQEVTLKPGNGSVLVSWVPPPAEKHNGIIRGYQVWSLGNTSLPPANWTVTGEQTQLEIATRLPGSCCVQVAAVTGAGAGEPSSPVCLLLEQAMEQAAQEPSDRGPWSLEQLRATLSRPEVIASGAVVLWLLLLGTAMCIHRRRQAGVHLGPGLYRYTSEDAILKHRMDQTDSPWLADTWRSTSGSRDLSSSSSLSSRLGAEPRDPPDGRRSLLSWEPRSPGVPLLPDTSTFYGSLMAELPCGPPARPSPQTAAARRLPPQLARLSSPWPSSDSLCSRRGVSSPRLSLTPAEAWKAKKKQELHQANSSPLLRASHPMELCAWELGGRGSKNLSQSPGEREGALPRALVAWRALGPQLLSTSNELATRPLPPTPPSPHGTPTRSQHTQHAVEPQAPSSLPLPAVPIPTSVPSPPPSPPSPQASSLSGPSPASSRLSSSSLSSLEEDQDSVLTPEEVALCLELSEGEETPRNSVSPVPRAPSPPVTYGYISVPTSSELADMGRAAGGVGSEAGGLLCPPRPCPTPTPSEGSLANGWGSASEDNAPSARTSLVSSSDGSFLADAHFARALAMAVDSFGFGLEPREADCVFTDASSPPSPRDDLFLAPAPSLPTWEWRSDWLEDLENNHILRLGRGLPAWPAEPRISSQRRRLSSPAPGAGDAAQKEE; encoded by the exons ATGGGCTCTGGAGGAGGGGGTCTCCGGGGGGCCTGGCGGGCCCTGCCTCTCCTGCTCCTGCTCTTCCCGG gagGCCTGGCCCAGGACTCCCCCCCCCAGATCCTCGTCCACCCCCAGGACCAGCTGCTCCagggccccggcccggcccggatGAGCTGCCGCGCCTCGGGCCAGCCGCCCCCCACCATCCGCTGGCTGCTGAACGGGCAGCCCCTGAGCATGGTGCCCCCAGACCCGCACCACCTCCTCCCCGACGGGACCCTGCTGCTGCTGCGGCCCCCTGCCCGGGGACGGGCCCACGACGACCGGGCCCTCCCCACCGACCTGGGCGTCTACACGTGCGAGGCCAGCAACCACCTGGGCACGGCGGTCAGCCGGGGCGCCCGGCTCTCCGTGGCCG TCCTGCGGGAGGATTTCCAGATCCAGCCTCGGGACAAGGTGGCCGTGGTGGGCGAGCAGGTGCtgctggagtgtgggccaccccGGGGCCACCCAGAGCCCACAGTCTCGTGGTGGAAGGACGGGAAACCCCTGGCCCTACAGCCAGGGCGACACACG GTGTCCCGAGGCTCCCTGCTGGTGGCAAGAGCAGAGAAGAGCGACTCCGGAACCTACATGTGTGTGGCCACCAACAAGGCAGGACAGCGGGAGAGCCGGGCAGCCAGAGTATCTGTCCAGG AGCCCCAGGACTACAAGGAGCCCCTGGAGCTCCTGGCTGTGCGCATCCAGCTGGAGAACGTCACGCTGCTGGGCCCCGACCCCGCGAAGGGCCCCAGGCCTGGGCCTGCTGTGTGGCTCAGCTGGAAG GTGAGCGGCCCGGCGGCACCTGCGCAGTCCTACACGGCCCTGTTCAGGGCCCAGCCGGCCGCAGGGGGCCAGGGCGCGCCGTGGGCGGAGGCCCTGCTGGCCGGCTGGCAGAACGCAGAGCTTGGGGGCCTGCACTGGGGCAGGGACTACGAGTTCAAGGTGAGACCGTCCTCCGGCCGGGCGCGAGGCCCCGACAGCAACGTGCTGCTTCTGAGACTTCCAGAACGAG TGCCCAGCGCCCCTCCCCAGGAAGTGACCCTCAAGCCTGGCAATGGCAGCGTCCTAGTGAGCTGGGTCCCACCGCCCGCTGAAAAGCACAACGGCATCATCCGCGGCTACCAG GTCTGGAGCTTGGGCAACACCTCACTGCCCCCGGCCAACTGGACCGTGACGGGCGAGCAGACGCAGCTGGAGATCGCCACCCGCCTGCCAGGCTCCTGCTGTGTGCAGGTGGCCGCCGTCACCGGCGCTGGGGCCGGGGAGCCCAGCAGCCCTGTCTGCCTCCTCTTAG AGCAGGCCATGGAGCAGGCCGCCCAAGAACCCAGTGACCGCGGGCCCTGGAGCCTGGAGCAGCTGAGGGCCACCCTGAGTCGGCCGGAGGTCATCGCCAGCGGGGCCGTCGTgctgtggctgctgctgctgggcacTGCCATGTGCATCCACCGCCGGCGCCAAGCTGGGGTGCACCTGGGCCCAG GTCTGTACAGATATACCAGTGAGGACGCCATCCTAAAACACAG GATGGACCAGACGGACTCCCCCTGGCTGGCCGACACCTGGCGCTCCACCTCCGGCTCTCGGGACctaagcagcagcagcagcctcaGCAGCCGTTTGGGAGCCGAGCCCCGGGACCCACCAGACGGCCGGCGCTCCC TGCTCTCCTGGGAACCCCGAAGCCCCGGCGTGCCCCTGCTTCCAGACACCAGCACGTTCTACGGCTCCCTCATGGCCGAGCTGCCCTGCGGCCCCCCGGCCCGGCCGAGCCCCCAGACCGCGGCTGCCAGGCGCCTGCCGCCCCAGCTGGCCCGGCTCTCCAGCCCCTGGCCCAGTTCCGACAGCCTCTGCAGCCGCAGGGGCGTCTCCTCTCCTCGCCTGTCCCTGACCCCTGCAGAGGCTTGGAAGGCCAAAAAGAAGCAGG AGCTGCACCAGGCCAACAGCTCCCCGCTGCTCCGCGCCAGCCACCCCATGGAGCTCTGTGCCTGGGAGTTGGGGGGTAGAGGCTCCAAGAACCTTTCCCAAAGCCCAGGTGAGAGGGAAG GAGCTTTGCCCCGAGCTCTGGTTGCCTGGCGGGCCCTGGGACCCCAGCTCCTCAGCACCTCGAATGAGCTGGCTACTCGCCCTCTGCCCCCGACACCGCCCTCTCCTCATGGAACCCCCACTCGGAGTCAACACACCCA GCACGCCGTGGAACCCCaagctccctcctccctcccactgCCAGCAGTCCCCATTCCCACCtccgtcccctcccctccccccagcccccccagcccccaggcctctTCCCTCTCTGGTCCCAGTCCAGCTTCCAGTCGCCTGTCCAGCTCTTCACTGTCATCTCTGGAGGAGGATCAGGACAGTGTGCTGACGCCCGAGGAGGTGGCCTTGTGCCTGGAGCTCAGTGAGGGTGAAGAGACCCCCAG GAACAGTGTCTCTCCTGTGCCAAGAGCTCCGTCACCCCCCGTCACCTACGGGTATATCAGCGTCCCAACGTCCTCGGAGCTAGCAGACATGGGCAGGGctgcaggaggggtggggtccGAGGCGGGTGGCCTGTTGTGTCCACCtcggccctgccccacccccacgcccAGCGAGGGCTCCTTGGCCAATGGTTGGGGCTCGGCCTCTGAGGACAACGCTCCCAGCGCCAGAACCAGCCTCGTCAGCTCCTCGGATGGCTCCTTCCTTGCTGACGCCCACTTTGCCCGGGCTTTGGCCATGGCCGTGGATAGTTTTGGCTTTGGTCTGGAGCCCAGGGAGGCCGACTGTGTCTTCACTG ATGCCTCGTCTCCTCCTTCTCCCCGGGATGACCTCTTCCTCgcccctgccccatccctgcCCACGTGGGAATGGAGGTCAGACTGGCTAGAAGACTTGGAGAACAACCACATCCtgcggctggggagggggctaCCTGCCTGGCCTGCCGAGCCTCGGATCTCGTCCCAGAGACGCCGGCTCAGCTCTCCTGCGCCCGGGGCCGGCG